The genomic segment GAGTTCGGAGTCTCCGCGGACGTCCACCTCGTCGAAGCCGTACTCCGCGGCGACTTCGAGGGCGCGGACGAGCGCCTCGTACTCCGCGCGGTTGTTCGTCGTCTTCCCGATGGTGTCGGAGCCCTCGCCGACGATGCCCTCGGAGGTGACGATGGCCCATCCGATGGCGGCGGGGCCGGGGTTGCCCCGACTCGCGCCGTCGAAGTAGACGTGCGCCCGCCCCCCACGTTCCTGCAGGAGAGCGAGGAGGTCCGACGGCCGCGCCCCCTGCACGACCACCTTGTCGTCGTACGCGACGGCGTTTGCGTCGCCGCGGGACGCCCGCCAGCGTTCGTACTCGGTGTGTCCCTCCTCGACGGTGACGCCGGCCTCGGTCAACCGTCGTCGGGCCTCCTCGGGGTCGCAGTCTACGGTCGGCATACCGGACGAAGACCGAGTGCAGAAAAGAAGGGTTCGGTCCACCCCGACCGTCCGCGGTCGACGCAAACGGTTATGTGCGGCCATTTCACACTACGTGCAATGAAAACAGAAAGTACGGGGAACGACGATATCCTCGAACTACTCTCCCGGCGGGACGAAGTCGCCGACGACGTCGAACGCCGGGGGGAGGTGGTCGTCGACCGGACGGAGACGGCCGAACTGACCCGACACCGACGGGTCCACGTCGTGGAGTCGGAGTCGTCGGAGACGCTGCCGCGGTCGACGTACGAGAGCGAGCGACGCCGGCGGACGCTCCGACCGAACCGGTGGGAGCACGCGCCGTCGAAGTTCCGTTCGATGGACATCGACTACGTCACCGACGAGTCGCCCGACGAGTGTTCGGGGTGCGGCGGTGCGGGACGGACTCCGTGTCCGACGTGCGACGGGTCGGCGGAGGAGACGTGCCCCGACTGCGACGCGACGGGCGTCGTCGACT from the Halogeometricum rufum genome contains:
- the rnhA gene encoding ribonuclease HI — encoded protein: MPTVDCDPEEARRRLTEAGVTVEEGHTEYERWRASRGDANAVAYDDKVVVQGARPSDLLALLQERGGRAHVYFDGASRGNPGPAAIGWAIVTSEGIVGEGSDTIGKTTNNRAEYEALVRALEVAAEYGFDEVDVRGDSELIVKQVRGEYDTNNPELRERRVRVRELLEKFDRWSLEHVPREINDRADSLANEALDHA